A section of the Heterodontus francisci isolate sHetFra1 chromosome 7, sHetFra1.hap1, whole genome shotgun sequence genome encodes:
- the LOC137372358 gene encoding zinc finger protein 436-like: MEKLWECRDCGKGFNYPSGLEIHQRTHTGERPFICPMCQKGFTHSSHLLRHQRSHTGERPFICSVCGKGFAHSSHLLRHQRTHSGERPFTCSVCGKGFTQSSTLLTHQRVHTGEKPFTCSMCGKGFAYSSHLLRHQGVHTGEKPFTCPVCGKGFTQSSNLLKHQRVHTGEKPFTCTVHGK; this comes from the coding sequence ATGGAGAAACTGTGGGAATgtagggactgtgggaagggattcaattacccatctggTCTGGAAATTCATCAACGCacacacactggggagaggccattcatctgccCTATGTGTCAGAAGGGATTCACCcattcatcccacctgctgagacaccagcgcagtcacactggggagagaccattcatctgctctgtgtgtgggaagggatttgcccaTTCATCgcacctgctgagacaccaacgcactcacagtggggagaggccattcacctgctccgtgtgtgggaagggattcactcaatcatccacactgctgacgcaccagcgagttcacactggggagaagccattcacctgctccatgtgtggtaaGGGATTCGCCTATTCATCCCACCTACTGAGACACCAAggcgttcacactggggagaagccattcacctgcccagtgtgtgggaagggattcactcagtcatccaacctgctgaaacaccagcgagttcacacaggggagaagccattcacctgcACCGTGCATGGGAAGTAA